A window of the Cucurbita pepo subsp. pepo cultivar mu-cu-16 chromosome LG01, ASM280686v2, whole genome shotgun sequence genome harbors these coding sequences:
- the LOC111811472 gene encoding uncharacterized protein LOC111811472 isoform X1: MDEPDERDGSLGVLESTVTDGEHVVDDSSVSINKERVQSSLSEEVGRVEGGDAACNGGGEDIMVEVLGSDVYFDGVCTDRAAGNLDEVGSGGSTGEESPRGDTGAFNESGVGVSGGVESEGVSGVGESVKESSQEGMEGDESVVEAMDVDTPVVHTSPDDKVLNNEEPRKVEAHSEESKNSPTDNGFGDDSVHAGGGIELVTEEAPISDGVESLEKGAGQKSVEGSEQIVDTPVDQQGAELGVSGVDARNPGIKTSTSSADGSENSTSLGHDGTENAPDTRIEKALNPEVISHNDGAGKDLSKLDREESCIVETEDEDVGKSDPVDDQNPVDGGGERPNSILTYGKKCAGLKSVQVPDIAAQALESENLDSSITVPEKVVNSDRAVAVDSISLSQPNHDDEVNVAAENDGKILAPSIEVSAENEQNLNAQIECRNMESDPQSNGQGGSIGMNVEGIAVIDSNLADFENVEGMQDDQSFNVDQVGLHGEEEMEDVSGIDNDDDQIDECAEENPESSVQLHQAHYQLPLENEGDFSVSDLVWGKVRSHPWWPGQIFDPSDSSDKAMKYYKKDFFLVAYFGDCSFAWNEVSHLKPFRTHFSQEEMQSHSEAFQNAVECALEEVSRRYELGLACSCTPREAYDMIKCQVIENAGIREESSRRYGVDKSASATSFEPAKFIEYIRDLAKFPADGGDRLDLVIAKAQLTAFYRLKGHCGLPQFQSGLEDSELDSLCIETQSGDYAQHADPCQDDAQTSAYNESLEGRSSSYHKRKHNLKDGMFPKKKEKSLYELMEDVGNLDGENWSDARTTTALVSPSTKRRKTEHPIDDSGTSDGRKTISLAKVSGTAPLKQSFKIGDCIRRVASQLTGTPPIVKSISERFQRPDGSFDGHAVPESDVFLQNFDDAQRGRVNFPTEYSSLDELLGQLQLVASDPMKEYSFLNVIVCFFTDFRDSLILRQQPGSEEAMDRISSKRRGQLTSTSASPQTFEFEDMSDTYWTDRVIQNGTEVQPPRKTRKRDYQLAVPESEKALQGSRRPYKKRHSAGNHAISAEKFTGSVDQPSPAELVMNFSEVDSVPSEKTLNNMFRRFGPLREYETEVDREGGRARVVFKKSSDAEIAYGAAGRFSIFGPRLVNYQLSYVLSTLFKTSQIPRLQDQEMHLDLSTSQFQEMQLDLSSFHDHEMQLDLSSIHDQDMQLDLSSIGYQEMESVLGPNHDQESKPNYTAHLGEMQAGFSTIQYERQSDLSSMHDQELQTVFASNQETQSDIVTAQDHELCHNYTSTQLGEMQGDHTLTPHHDELPVSASAQEQNMQPVFATIKEEKTQPAITTLQEESQSVLGTIQEQETHAILDTAQLGRMQAVPSTPQEHAMQPVLAATIQENAMLPVLTSAQDHEREPQATSEEALGEPVPAMTEGQETQHSLGTKEQATQSVTIATLEQGDRQPVVLMGEAQGEAQMTPAFTEGQKTQVLDSAKEHESELDLGAKEQASQSVTVTDGQDDTHLLVLTGEESQEETQSISASMQELRTVPDVPSVQELDHDEDAVQGQELQPDPVTSEEHEAVPDSSTSQVQDVQSNHATELEQDLLPDNAINEVPEVDCDDGTHQELEAQHSTNRNQELEMDIATDQEQGKQCHDATSQEQEMKCDNATSHEQELQCANATSQEQQLRCDNATNQQEMECDNDADKKPVAKSGEAASNKQDAQTDSEQQLQADHATNQEAESNLAAQEQDIKSDGVEKHPTQDQATESDLAAIPDSETHPDPVPTKDQEMQHSPSSLEKNTD, from the coding sequence ATGGATGAACCGGATGAGAGAGATGGTTCTCTTGGTGTTTTAGAGTCAACTGTTACTGATGGGGAGCATGTAGTGGATGATTCTAGTGTTAGTATTAATAAGGAACGGGTTCAGAGTTCGTTGTCTGAGGAGGTGGGGAGGGTGGAGGGGGGTGATGCGGCTTGTAATGGTGGTGGTGAGGATATTATGGTGGAAGTTTTGGGTTCTGATGTTTATTTTGATGGTGTATGTACTGATAGGGCTGCTGGGAATTTGGATGAGGTTGGTTCTGGTGGTTCAACGGGGGAGGAGTCTCCTCGTGGAGATACCGGGGCCTTCAACGAGTCTGGTGTAGGGGTCTCTGGTGGTGTGGAAAGTGAGGGAGTATCTGGGGTTGGGGAATCAGTTAAAGAATCATCTCAAGAAGGTATGGAGGGTGATGAAAGTGTCGTTGAGGCTATGGATGTAGATACTCCGGTAGTTCATACTAGTCCAGATGATAAAGTTTTGAACAATGAAGAGCCTCGTAAAGTGGAGGCTCATTCTGAGGAATCGAAGAATTCTCCCACAGACAATGGGTTTGGAGATGACTCAGTGCATGCAGGTGGGGGAATCGAACTTGTAACAGAGGAAGCCCCAATAAGTGATGGGGTAGAAAGTCTGGAAAAAGGAGCAGGTCAAAAGAGTGTGGAAGGAAGTGAGCAAATTGTTGATACACCAGTTGACCAGCAGGGTGCAGAACTTGGGGTTTCCGGTGTGGATGCACGGAATCCTGGAATCAAGACTTCGACTTCTTCTGCTGATGGTAGTGAAAATTCAACTTCACTGGGCCATGATGGTACTGAAAATGCTCCAGACACACGCATTGAAAAAGCTTTGAATCCTGAAGTTATTTCTCATAATGATGGTGCAGGGAAAGACCTTTCTAAATTGGACAGGGAGGAGAGTTGTATAGTTGAGACGGAGGATGAAGATGTCGGAAAAAGTGATCCTGTAGATGATCAGAACCCAGTTGATGGAGGAGGGGAACGTCCTAATAGCATTTTGACTTATGGGAAGAAGTGTGCAGGGCTAAAGTCAGTTCAAGTCCCGGATATAGCTGCACAAGCACTTGAGAGTGAAAATTTGGATTCAAGTATAACAGTTCCTGAAAAGGTGGTGAATTCAGATCGAGCTGTAGCTGTGGATTCGATATCGTTGAGTCAACCGAACCATGATGATGAGGTAAATGTTGCAGCTGAAAATGATGGGAAAATTTTGGCTCCAAGTATTGAGGTTTCTGCTGAAAATGAGCAAAATTTGAATGCGCAGATAGAATGCAGGAATATGGAGTCGGATCCTCAATCCAATGGACAAGGTGGGAGCATTGGCATGAACGTCGAGGGAATTGCTGTTATTGATAGTAATCTGGCTGATTTTGAGAATGTGGAAGGAATGCAAGATGATCAAAGTTTCAATGTTGACCAGGTGGGATTACATGGCgaggaagaaatggaagatgtGTCGGGTATTGATAACGATGACGATCAAATTGATGAATGTGCAGAAGAGAATCCTGAAAGTTCAGTACAATTGCATCAAGCTCATTACCAATTGCCATTGGAGAATGAAGGTgatttttctgtttctgaTTTAGTGTGGGGTAAAGTGAGGAGCCATCCTTGGTGGCCAGGTCAGATATTTGATCCATCTGATTCTTCTGATAAGGcaatgaaatattataaaaaggaCTTCTTTTTGGTTGCATATTTTGGGGACTGTTCATTTGCGTGGAATGAAGTGTCTCATTTAAAACCTTTTCGAACACATTTCTCCCAAGAAGAGATGCAAAGCCATTCAGAAGCTTTCCAGAATGCTGTTGAGTGCGCTCTAGAAGAAGTCTCTCGACGATATGAATTGGGGCTAGCGTGTTCGTGTACACCAAGAGAAGCATATGACATGATTAAATGTCAGGTTATTGAAAATGCTGGTATTAGAGAAGAATCATCTAGAAGGTACGGTGTAGACAAATCTGCTAGTGCTACATCATTTGAGCCAGCTAAATTCATTGAATACATCAGGGACTTGGCAAAGTTTCCAGCTGATGGCGGCGACCGTTTGGACCTAGTGATTGCTAAGGCCCAGCTGACCGCATTTTATCGTCTAAAGGGCCATTGTGGCTTGCCTCAATTCCAATCCGGCCTGGAGGACAGTGAGTTAGACAGTTTATGCATTGAAACGCAGTCAGGTGATTACGCTCAGCATGCAGATCCTTGCCAGGATGATGCACAGACATCCGCATATAACGAGAGTTTGGAAGGACGGAGTAGTTCTTATCATAAACGCAAACATAACTTGAAGGATGGTATGTttccaaagaagaaagaaaagagtttGTATGAACTTATGGAGGACGTAGGTAATCTAGATGGAGAGAATTGGTCTGATGCAAGGACGACTACTGCATTGGTGTCACCTTCTACTAAGAGACGGAAGACAGAACATCCTATTGATGATTCTGGTACGTCGGATGGAAGGAAAACTATATCCTTGGCAAAGGTTTCTGGAACTGCACCTCTTAAACAGTCCTTCAAAATTGGTGATTGTATTCGTAGGGTTGCTAGTCAGTTGACTGGTACACCTCCAATTGTCAAGTCTATTAGTGAGAGATTCCAAAGGCCAGATGGCAGCTTTGATGGGCATGCGGTCCCTGAATCTGATGTTTTCCTTCAGAACTTTGATGATGCCCAAAGAGGTAGGGTAAATTTTCCTACAGAGTACTCCTCTTTGGATGAATTGCTTGGCCAACTTCAACTAGTGGCAAGCGATCCAATGAAGGAATACAGCTTCTTGAACGTAATAGTCTGTTTTTTCACCGATTTTCGagattctttaattttgaggCAGCAGCCTGGAAGTGAAGAGGCCATGGACAGAATCAGTAGTAAGAGGAGAGGACAATTAACTTCTACTTCTGCTTCACCACAAACTTTTGAATTCGAGGATATGAGTGACACTTATTGGACGGACAGGGTTATCCAAAATGGAACTGAAGTTCAGCCCCCTCGTAAAACCAGAAAACGTGATTACCAACTTGCAGTGCCAGAGTCGGAAAAGGCTCTTCAAGGGAGTCGGAGGCCATACAAGAAGCGACATTCTGCTGGAAATCATGCTATTTCAGCTGAGAAGTTTACTGGCTCTGTAGATCAGCCATCTCCTGCTGAACTTGTAATGAACTTTTCTGAGGTGGATTCTGTGCCATCAGAAAAGACCTTGAATAACATGTTTAGGCGGTTTGGACCCTTAAGAGAATATGAGACTGAAGTCGACAGGGAGGGTGGTCGTGCAAGAGTCGTTTTCAAAAAATCTTCTGATGCAGAAATTGCTTATGGGGCTGCTGGAAGGTTTAGCATCTTTGGACCAAGACTTGTAAATTACCAGCTCAGCTATGTTCTTTCTACCCTTTTCAAAACTTCTCAAATTCCCAGACTTCAGGATCAGGAAATGCATCTCGATCTTAGCACGTCTCAATTCCAGGAAATGCAACTTGATCTATCCTCTTTCCATGACCATGAAATGCAGCTTGATTTATCTTCAATTCATGACCAGGACATGCAACTTGATCTTTCCTCGATTGGGTACCAGGAAATGGAATCTGTTCTTGGTCCGAACCATGACCAGGAGAGTAAACCTAATTACACTGCTCATCTTGGGGAGATGCAGGCTGGTTTTTCAACAATCCAATATGAGAGGCAATCTGATCTTTCCTCAATGCACGATCAAGAATTGCAAACTGTTTTCGCTTCAAACCAGGAGACACAATCAGATATTGTCACTGCTCAAGACCACGAGTTGTGTCATAACTACACCTCAACTCAGCTTGGGGAGATGCAAGGTGATCATACTCTGACTCCTCATCATGATGAGCTACCCGTTTCTGCCTCAGCCCAGGAGCAGAATATGCAACCAGTTTTTGCCACAATCAAGGAGGAGAAGACACAGCCAGCTATCACTACACTCCAAGAGGAGTCACAGTCAGTTCTTGGCACCATCCAGGAGCAAGAGACGCATGCTATTCTTGACACTGCCCAACTTGGTAGGATGCAAGCTGTTCCTTCCACACCCCAGGAGCACGCTATGCAACCGGTCCTAGCCGCCACAATTCAGGAGAATGCGATGTTGCCAGTTCTTACCTCTGCTCAGGATCATGAGAGGGAACCTCAGGCCACATCAGAGGAGGCGTTGGGGGAACCTGTTCCTGCCATGACAGAAGGGCAAGAAACACAACATTCTCTTGGCACAAAAGAGCAGGCAACTCAATCTGTTACCATTGCAACTCTTGAACAAGGAGACAGACAGCCAGTTGTTTTAATGGGGGAGGCTCAAGGAGAAGCTCAGATGACTCCTGCCTTTACAGAGGGGCAGAAAACACAAGTTCTTGACTCTGCGAAGGAACACGAGTCTGAACTTGATCTTGGCGCAAAAGAGCAGGCCAGTCAATCTGTTACTGTAACTGATGGACAAGACGACACACATCTACTTGTTTTAACTGGTGAGGAGTCTCAAGAGGAGACTCAGTCTATTTCTGCCTCAATGCAGGAGCTGAGGACTGTACCAGATGTTCCCTCAGTCCAGGAGTTGGATCATGATGAGGATGCTGTGCAAGGACAGGAGTTGCAACCTGATCCCGTGACAAGTGAGGAGCATGAGGCTGTGCCAGACTCTTCTACATCCCAGGTGCAGGATGTGCAGTCTAATCATGCTACAGAACTTGAGCAGGATCTGCTTCCTGATAATGCTATAAATGAAGTGccagaggtggattgtgatgatGGCACACATCAGGAGCTGGAGGCACAGCATAGTACTAACAGAAATCAGGAGCTGGAGATGGATATTGCGACAGATCAGGAGCAGGGGAAACAATGTCATGATGCAACAAGTCAGGAGCAGGAGATGAAATGTGACAATGCCACGAGTCACGAGCAGGAACTGCAATGTGCCAATGCCACTAGTCAGGAGCAGCAGTTACGATGTGACAATGCCACAAATCAACAGGAGATGGAATGTGATAATGATGCCGATAAGAAGCCTGTAGCGAAATCTGGTGAGGCTGCATCCAATAAGCAGGATGCACAAACTGATAGTGAGCAACAATTGCAAGCTGATCATGCCACTAACCAGGAGGCAGAATCCAATCTTGCCGCACAAGAGCAGGACATAAAATCTGATGGTGTGGAAAAACATCCTACTCAGGATCAGGCGACGGAATCTGATCTTGCTGCAATCCCAGACTCTGAGACACATCCAGATCCTGTCCCCACGAAGGATCAGGAGATGCAACATAGCCCTTCATCTTTGGAAAAGAACACAGATTAA
- the LOC111811472 gene encoding uncharacterized protein LOC111811472 isoform X2, producing the protein MDEPDERDGSLGVLESTVTDGEHVVDDSSVSINKERVQSSLSEEVGRVEGGDAACNGGGEDIMVEVLGSDVYFDGVCTDRAAGNLDEVGSGGSTGEESPRGDTGAFNESGVGVSGGVESEGVSGVGESVKESSQEGMEGDESVVEAMDVDTPVVHTSPDDKVLNNEEPRKVEAHSEESKNSPTDNGFGDDSVHAGGGIELVTEEAPISDGVESLEKGAGQKSVEGSEQIVDTPVDQQGAELGVSGVDARNPGIKTSTSSADGSENSTSLGHDGTENAPDTRIEKALNPEVISHNDGAGKDLSKLDREESCIVETEDEDVGKSDPVDDQNPVDGGGERPNSILTYGKKCAGLKSVQVPDIAAQALESENLDSSITVPEKVVNSDRAVAVDSISLSQPNHDDEIECRNMESDPQSNGQGGSIGMNVEGIAVIDSNLADFENVEGMQDDQSFNVDQVGLHGEEEMEDVSGIDNDDDQIDECAEENPESSVQLHQAHYQLPLENEGDFSVSDLVWGKVRSHPWWPGQIFDPSDSSDKAMKYYKKDFFLVAYFGDCSFAWNEVSHLKPFRTHFSQEEMQSHSEAFQNAVECALEEVSRRYELGLACSCTPREAYDMIKCQVIENAGIREESSRRYGVDKSASATSFEPAKFIEYIRDLAKFPADGGDRLDLVIAKAQLTAFYRLKGHCGLPQFQSGLEDSELDSLCIETQSGDYAQHADPCQDDAQTSAYNESLEGRSSSYHKRKHNLKDGMFPKKKEKSLYELMEDVGNLDGENWSDARTTTALVSPSTKRRKTEHPIDDSGTSDGRKTISLAKVSGTAPLKQSFKIGDCIRRVASQLTGTPPIVKSISERFQRPDGSFDGHAVPESDVFLQNFDDAQRGRVNFPTEYSSLDELLGQLQLVASDPMKEYSFLNVIVCFFTDFRDSLILRQQPGSEEAMDRISSKRRGQLTSTSASPQTFEFEDMSDTYWTDRVIQNGTEVQPPRKTRKRDYQLAVPESEKALQGSRRPYKKRHSAGNHAISAEKFTGSVDQPSPAELVMNFSEVDSVPSEKTLNNMFRRFGPLREYETEVDREGGRARVVFKKSSDAEIAYGAAGRFSIFGPRLVNYQLSYVLSTLFKTSQIPRLQDQEMHLDLSTSQFQEMQLDLSSFHDHEMQLDLSSIHDQDMQLDLSSIGYQEMESVLGPNHDQESKPNYTAHLGEMQAGFSTIQYERQSDLSSMHDQELQTVFASNQETQSDIVTAQDHELCHNYTSTQLGEMQGDHTLTPHHDELPVSASAQEQNMQPVFATIKEEKTQPAITTLQEESQSVLGTIQEQETHAILDTAQLGRMQAVPSTPQEHAMQPVLAATIQENAMLPVLTSAQDHEREPQATSEEALGEPVPAMTEGQETQHSLGTKEQATQSVTIATLEQGDRQPVVLMGEAQGEAQMTPAFTEGQKTQVLDSAKEHESELDLGAKEQASQSVTVTDGQDDTHLLVLTGEESQEETQSISASMQELRTVPDVPSVQELDHDEDAVQGQELQPDPVTSEEHEAVPDSSTSQVQDVQSNHATELEQDLLPDNAINEVPEVDCDDGTHQELEAQHSTNRNQELEMDIATDQEQGKQCHDATSQEQEMKCDNATSHEQELQCANATSQEQQLRCDNATNQQEMECDNDADKKPVAKSGEAASNKQDAQTDSEQQLQADHATNQEAESNLAAQEQDIKSDGVEKHPTQDQATESDLAAIPDSETHPDPVPTKDQEMQHSPSSLEKNTD; encoded by the exons ATGGATGAACCGGATGAGAGAGATGGTTCTCTTGGTGTTTTAGAGTCAACTGTTACTGATGGGGAGCATGTAGTGGATGATTCTAGTGTTAGTATTAATAAGGAACGGGTTCAGAGTTCGTTGTCTGAGGAGGTGGGGAGGGTGGAGGGGGGTGATGCGGCTTGTAATGGTGGTGGTGAGGATATTATGGTGGAAGTTTTGGGTTCTGATGTTTATTTTGATGGTGTATGTACTGATAGGGCTGCTGGGAATTTGGATGAGGTTGGTTCTGGTGGTTCAACGGGGGAGGAGTCTCCTCGTGGAGATACCGGGGCCTTCAACGAGTCTGGTGTAGGGGTCTCTGGTGGTGTGGAAAGTGAGGGAGTATCTGGGGTTGGGGAATCAGTTAAAGAATCATCTCAAGAAGGTATGGAGGGTGATGAAAGTGTCGTTGAGGCTATGGATGTAGATACTCCGGTAGTTCATACTAGTCCAGATGATAAAGTTTTGAACAATGAAGAGCCTCGTAAAGTGGAGGCTCATTCTGAGGAATCGAAGAATTCTCCCACAGACAATGGGTTTGGAGATGACTCAGTGCATGCAGGTGGGGGAATCGAACTTGTAACAGAGGAAGCCCCAATAAGTGATGGGGTAGAAAGTCTGGAAAAAGGAGCAGGTCAAAAGAGTGTGGAAGGAAGTGAGCAAATTGTTGATACACCAGTTGACCAGCAGGGTGCAGAACTTGGGGTTTCCGGTGTGGATGCACGGAATCCTGGAATCAAGACTTCGACTTCTTCTGCTGATGGTAGTGAAAATTCAACTTCACTGGGCCATGATGGTACTGAAAATGCTCCAGACACACGCATTGAAAAAGCTTTGAATCCTGAAGTTATTTCTCATAATGATGGTGCAGGGAAAGACCTTTCTAAATTGGACAGGGAGGAGAGTTGTATAGTTGAGACGGAGGATGAAGATGTCGGAAAAAGTGATCCTGTAGATGATCAGAACCCAGTTGATGGAGGAGGGGAACGTCCTAATAGCATTTTGACTTATGGGAAGAAGTGTGCAGGGCTAAAGTCAGTTCAAGTCCCGGATATAGCTGCACAAGCACTTGAGAGTGAAAATTTGGATTCAAGTATAACAGTTCCTGAAAAGGTGGTGAATTCAGATCGAGCTGTAGCTGTGGATTCGATATCGTTGAGTCAACCGAACCATGATGATGAG ATAGAATGCAGGAATATGGAGTCGGATCCTCAATCCAATGGACAAGGTGGGAGCATTGGCATGAACGTCGAGGGAATTGCTGTTATTGATAGTAATCTGGCTGATTTTGAGAATGTGGAAGGAATGCAAGATGATCAAAGTTTCAATGTTGACCAGGTGGGATTACATGGCgaggaagaaatggaagatgtGTCGGGTATTGATAACGATGACGATCAAATTGATGAATGTGCAGAAGAGAATCCTGAAAGTTCAGTACAATTGCATCAAGCTCATTACCAATTGCCATTGGAGAATGAAGGTgatttttctgtttctgaTTTAGTGTGGGGTAAAGTGAGGAGCCATCCTTGGTGGCCAGGTCAGATATTTGATCCATCTGATTCTTCTGATAAGGcaatgaaatattataaaaaggaCTTCTTTTTGGTTGCATATTTTGGGGACTGTTCATTTGCGTGGAATGAAGTGTCTCATTTAAAACCTTTTCGAACACATTTCTCCCAAGAAGAGATGCAAAGCCATTCAGAAGCTTTCCAGAATGCTGTTGAGTGCGCTCTAGAAGAAGTCTCTCGACGATATGAATTGGGGCTAGCGTGTTCGTGTACACCAAGAGAAGCATATGACATGATTAAATGTCAGGTTATTGAAAATGCTGGTATTAGAGAAGAATCATCTAGAAGGTACGGTGTAGACAAATCTGCTAGTGCTACATCATTTGAGCCAGCTAAATTCATTGAATACATCAGGGACTTGGCAAAGTTTCCAGCTGATGGCGGCGACCGTTTGGACCTAGTGATTGCTAAGGCCCAGCTGACCGCATTTTATCGTCTAAAGGGCCATTGTGGCTTGCCTCAATTCCAATCCGGCCTGGAGGACAGTGAGTTAGACAGTTTATGCATTGAAACGCAGTCAGGTGATTACGCTCAGCATGCAGATCCTTGCCAGGATGATGCACAGACATCCGCATATAACGAGAGTTTGGAAGGACGGAGTAGTTCTTATCATAAACGCAAACATAACTTGAAGGATGGTATGTttccaaagaagaaagaaaagagtttGTATGAACTTATGGAGGACGTAGGTAATCTAGATGGAGAGAATTGGTCTGATGCAAGGACGACTACTGCATTGGTGTCACCTTCTACTAAGAGACGGAAGACAGAACATCCTATTGATGATTCTGGTACGTCGGATGGAAGGAAAACTATATCCTTGGCAAAGGTTTCTGGAACTGCACCTCTTAAACAGTCCTTCAAAATTGGTGATTGTATTCGTAGGGTTGCTAGTCAGTTGACTGGTACACCTCCAATTGTCAAGTCTATTAGTGAGAGATTCCAAAGGCCAGATGGCAGCTTTGATGGGCATGCGGTCCCTGAATCTGATGTTTTCCTTCAGAACTTTGATGATGCCCAAAGAGGTAGGGTAAATTTTCCTACAGAGTACTCCTCTTTGGATGAATTGCTTGGCCAACTTCAACTAGTGGCAAGCGATCCAATGAAGGAATACAGCTTCTTGAACGTAATAGTCTGTTTTTTCACCGATTTTCGagattctttaattttgaggCAGCAGCCTGGAAGTGAAGAGGCCATGGACAGAATCAGTAGTAAGAGGAGAGGACAATTAACTTCTACTTCTGCTTCACCACAAACTTTTGAATTCGAGGATATGAGTGACACTTATTGGACGGACAGGGTTATCCAAAATGGAACTGAAGTTCAGCCCCCTCGTAAAACCAGAAAACGTGATTACCAACTTGCAGTGCCAGAGTCGGAAAAGGCTCTTCAAGGGAGTCGGAGGCCATACAAGAAGCGACATTCTGCTGGAAATCATGCTATTTCAGCTGAGAAGTTTACTGGCTCTGTAGATCAGCCATCTCCTGCTGAACTTGTAATGAACTTTTCTGAGGTGGATTCTGTGCCATCAGAAAAGACCTTGAATAACATGTTTAGGCGGTTTGGACCCTTAAGAGAATATGAGACTGAAGTCGACAGGGAGGGTGGTCGTGCAAGAGTCGTTTTCAAAAAATCTTCTGATGCAGAAATTGCTTATGGGGCTGCTGGAAGGTTTAGCATCTTTGGACCAAGACTTGTAAATTACCAGCTCAGCTATGTTCTTTCTACCCTTTTCAAAACTTCTCAAATTCCCAGACTTCAGGATCAGGAAATGCATCTCGATCTTAGCACGTCTCAATTCCAGGAAATGCAACTTGATCTATCCTCTTTCCATGACCATGAAATGCAGCTTGATTTATCTTCAATTCATGACCAGGACATGCAACTTGATCTTTCCTCGATTGGGTACCAGGAAATGGAATCTGTTCTTGGTCCGAACCATGACCAGGAGAGTAAACCTAATTACACTGCTCATCTTGGGGAGATGCAGGCTGGTTTTTCAACAATCCAATATGAGAGGCAATCTGATCTTTCCTCAATGCACGATCAAGAATTGCAAACTGTTTTCGCTTCAAACCAGGAGACACAATCAGATATTGTCACTGCTCAAGACCACGAGTTGTGTCATAACTACACCTCAACTCAGCTTGGGGAGATGCAAGGTGATCATACTCTGACTCCTCATCATGATGAGCTACCCGTTTCTGCCTCAGCCCAGGAGCAGAATATGCAACCAGTTTTTGCCACAATCAAGGAGGAGAAGACACAGCCAGCTATCACTACACTCCAAGAGGAGTCACAGTCAGTTCTTGGCACCATCCAGGAGCAAGAGACGCATGCTATTCTTGACACTGCCCAACTTGGTAGGATGCAAGCTGTTCCTTCCACACCCCAGGAGCACGCTATGCAACCGGTCCTAGCCGCCACAATTCAGGAGAATGCGATGTTGCCAGTTCTTACCTCTGCTCAGGATCATGAGAGGGAACCTCAGGCCACATCAGAGGAGGCGTTGGGGGAACCTGTTCCTGCCATGACAGAAGGGCAAGAAACACAACATTCTCTTGGCACAAAAGAGCAGGCAACTCAATCTGTTACCATTGCAACTCTTGAACAAGGAGACAGACAGCCAGTTGTTTTAATGGGGGAGGCTCAAGGAGAAGCTCAGATGACTCCTGCCTTTACAGAGGGGCAGAAAACACAAGTTCTTGACTCTGCGAAGGAACACGAGTCTGAACTTGATCTTGGCGCAAAAGAGCAGGCCAGTCAATCTGTTACTGTAACTGATGGACAAGACGACACACATCTACTTGTTTTAACTGGTGAGGAGTCTCAAGAGGAGACTCAGTCTATTTCTGCCTCAATGCAGGAGCTGAGGACTGTACCAGATGTTCCCTCAGTCCAGGAGTTGGATCATGATGAGGATGCTGTGCAAGGACAGGAGTTGCAACCTGATCCCGTGACAAGTGAGGAGCATGAGGCTGTGCCAGACTCTTCTACATCCCAGGTGCAGGATGTGCAGTCTAATCATGCTACAGAACTTGAGCAGGATCTGCTTCCTGATAATGCTATAAATGAAGTGccagaggtggattgtgatgatGGCACACATCAGGAGCTGGAGGCACAGCATAGTACTAACAGAAATCAGGAGCTGGAGATGGATATTGCGACAGATCAGGAGCAGGGGAAACAATGTCATGATGCAACAAGTCAGGAGCAGGAGATGAAATGTGACAATGCCACGAGTCACGAGCAGGAACTGCAATGTGCCAATGCCACTAGTCAGGAGCAGCAGTTACGATGTGACAATGCCACAAATCAACAGGAGATGGAATGTGATAATGATGCCGATAAGAAGCCTGTAGCGAAATCTGGTGAGGCTGCATCCAATAAGCAGGATGCACAAACTGATAGTGAGCAACAATTGCAAGCTGATCATGCCACTAACCAGGAGGCAGAATCCAATCTTGCCGCACAAGAGCAGGACATAAAATCTGATGGTGTGGAAAAACATCCTACTCAGGATCAGGCGACGGAATCTGATCTTGCTGCAATCCCAGACTCTGAGACACATCCAGATCCTGTCCCCACGAAGGATCAGGAGATGCAACATAGCCCTTCATCTTTGGAAAAGAACACAGATTAA